From Amaranthus tricolor cultivar Red isolate AtriRed21 chromosome 4, ASM2621246v1, whole genome shotgun sequence:
ACAACATCACATTATGCATCTGCTGCGCCTAcaatgacccaatttgtaagtcttcatttgcatttaaatgattaacactagtggaaaaaacctcgtttgctgcggttttttggccattttttgttgcggttttggcccccagcaatagtgatagcagcaaatgtcctactttaaatgctgcggttaaaaaccgcagcaaataagggcattatttgctgcggtcagaggcaaaaccgcaacaaataagtggggcattatttgctgcgttttgcccctgaccgtagcaaatacttctattttttttctttttccgttttattcttataataatccaataataatacaatgtaataacagtgattaatccaatgataatcacagataatcaacaataatctctttgtaataataaactctcgctcgtataaataatataatattatgtacgtacatatatatatatatatatatatatatatatatatatatataatataatataatataatatacattaaagtattaaaaataatctatactaattacaatttatcaaggacaaatattagcaagatacgcgacaatcttgtcttttaattcgcgcatctctccacttctcaaagggcgtctttccctcggaatgtcgtttaaaacctataatataatataaaaataaaagattaatatagaaacattagattttaccaataatatatttaattaagaacgtaacaaatacttacggcatctatattttcgactccaaactccttcacggattttataatatcgtccatatacttcagcgcgtagtagccgcagtcaacggaagaagaaggttgttgaaagcactaagagaaaatagacgttagtgtcaaaaacggttaaaaacgcataaaatagcaacttaatacgtaatttctagcatatgactacgattttcaattctaaccacttcaacacattaatatataccaaatagtgttttgtgccaagtttcgtgcaaaacaaaccaagtttgagctactttacgcgcgaaagtgccaaaaacggttaaaaacgcataaaattgcaacttaacacgtaatttctagcatatgactatgattttaaattctaatcacttcaacacaataatatataccaaatagtgttgtgtgccaagtttcgtgcataacaaaccaagtttgagctactttacgcgcaaaagtgccaaaaacgcttaaaagcgcataaaatcgcaacttaacacgtaatttctagcatatgactatgattttcaattctaaccacttcaacacaataatatataccaaatagtgttgtgtgccaagtttcgtgcataacaaaccaagtttgagctattttacgcgcgaaattgacaaaaacgcttaaaacgcataaaatcgcaacttaacacgtaatttctagcatatgactatgattttcaattctatccacttcaacacaataatatataccaataatttctggcaaatctgatacaaggctgcatacagacctcacgacacaggagcaaactagtgactagaccaccttgcacgacacgtggagactaaacctatgcatccaggacctaggctaaagtggaaatggaatcttggtacttgcatctagctatcaaggtccttaaaccattctaacaatccccgtggactcctagaagctgagctgaaggagggctgctcgacagtttgctatatcagaattgtctaagtgtttgtggttgtttcgtgtataatattacataatataatattacgttaactaaatattaattgcaggcacaaggtgcggcagcagtgatgcggtacagccacgaggagccagtgagggagattgcgcaaggcatgctcgtcggcacGCAGTTCCAACACTTCATATCGGAAGTCACTATGGAGTCCACACCGGCTATCGCCGATGTACATGTCTCATCTCATGCTTATGATTATCATATGGAAGAGATTGACctttcataccccgttgacgttgcgGGGACCTTGCAGGCCAGGCCATTGCAGCCATCACAATACGAGTCCGCTAATCTGCCAGAACGACACTCGAACGCCTCTTATTaccgtaggaggcgtaggagactAACACAATTGAATAAGGTAGATAAGAGTCATGAGCATTTGCGTTTCGTTTTAGTGTATTTGGATTcactttatttatatatatatatatatatatatatatatatatatatatatatatatatatatatatatatatatatatatatgtatatatatatatatatatatatatatatatatatatatatatgtatatatatatatatatatatatatatatatatatatatatatatgtatatatatatatatatatatatatatatatatatatttatatatatatatatatatatgtatatatatatatatatatgtatatatatatatatgtatgtatatatatatatatatgtatgtatatatatatatatatatatgtatatatatatatatatatgtatatgtatatatatatatatatatatatatatatatatatatatatatatatatatatatatatatatatatatatatatttatatatatatgtgtgtgtgtgtgtgtatatatatatatatatatatatatatatatatatatatatatatatatatatgtatatatatatatatatatacatatatatatacatatacatatatatatacatatacatatatatatatatatatatatatatatatatatatatatatatatatatatatatgtatatatatatatatatatatatatatatatatatatatatacatatatataaagatatacatatatatatatacatatatatatgtatatatatatatatatatatatatatatatatatatatatatatatatatatatatatatatatatatatatatatatatatatatatatgtatgtatatatatatatgtatatgtgtgtatatatatatatatatatatatatatatttatatatatatatatatatatatatatatacatatacatatatatatatatatatatatatatatatatatatatatatatatatatatacatatatatatatatatatatatatatatatatatatatatatatatatatatatatatgtatatacatatatatatatatatatatatgtatatataaatatatatatatatatatatatatatatatatatatatgtatatatacatatatatatatatatatatatatatatatatatatatatatatgtatatatatatatatatatatatatatatatatatatatatatatatatatatgtatatatacatatatatatatatgtatatatacatatatatatatatgtatatatacatatatatatatatatatatatacatatatatatatatatatacatatatatatatatatatatatatatatatatatatatataaatatatgtatatatacatatatacatacatatatatatatatatatatatatatatatatatatatatatatgtatatatatatatatatatatatatgtatatatatatatatatatgtatatatatatatatatatgtttatatacatatataaatatatatatatatatatatatatatatatatatatatatatatatatatgtatatatatatatatatatatgtgcatatatatatatatatatatatatatatatatatatatatatatatatatatatatatatatatatatatatatatatatatgtatatgtatatatatatatatatgtatatgtatatatatatatatatatatatgtatatatatatatatatatatatatatatatatatatatatatatatatatatatatatatatgtatatgtatatatatatataaatatatatatatatatatatatatatatatatatatatatatatatatatacatatatatatatatatacatatatatatgggagGAATCCATTGAAaaagggttgaaaatgagaagggtaagaatgactctacacccttgatttcactagaaaaaataaatctatggtcacgattgagccataaactcataattgtaaaactaactatgttacacagaaaggtaactatgaaataattttaaaaatgtgCTTAATTTATAActtagtatccttttttgtatatatatagtaacaaaacaaaatcaaacaaaaatctttctcacctttctcattttaaaatccatcttatttgatcctacatatatatatatatatatatatatatatatatatatatatatatatatatatatatatatatatatatatatatatatatatatatatatatatatatatatatatatatatatatatatatatatatatatatatatatatatatatatatacacacatacatatatatagacacaaatatatacacacatatatatacatacatatatttatatatatatatatataaatatatatatatatatatatatatatatatatatatatatatatatatatatacatatatatatatatatatacatatatatatatatatatacatatatatatatatatacatatatatatatatatacatatatatatatatatatacatatatatatatatatatatatatatatatatatatatatatatatatatatatacatacatatatatataaatatatatacatataaatttatatatatatatatatatatatatatatatatatatatatatatatatatatatgtatgtatgtttatttagttgtatatttcaaacatttgtatatattttagttgtatatatatgtttatttactttatcatagcctccaagcttTCACTTACGAATGTTCAGAGTATTGGCGATGAATTATCTCacctgaaacatacattgacttgtaataacTTATttaatgtctctaatgcaaattCAAGAAATAACAACTTAATAATTaggaacaaaaaaaataagtaaagtagttgttcgcaattactaactgcgaataggtcaaaaaagtcaaagagttgttcgcagttagtaactgcgaacagttgttttgtcttttttgacctgttcacaGTTTGTCAAAAGTTGAAGGCCTGCAAAATTGTTTTCATTATGTTGCAATTTCCACCCTAGTGTTAAAACCTTTGCAAAAGATTATTTATTGGTCATAATATGAATATCAGCTGCAAAAATCtgcaacaaatcaaacaaaatgcacAAACTTTAGCTAAAATACATACTCCCCGTTTGTGATTGAAGGCcaacaattattttcaaatatggGATTACCTTAATTACCAAACTCCCCATgaatattaaaaactttatatAAGTCATTATCATATCTACTTCATCCAACTGTAAGCAAAATTgcacataacataaaaaaactAGAAACTACACTTCTACCTTAAGCACTAAAAAGTAATATATGAAAAAGATTCGatggatgataaaaataataatgattcttacttgtcttttgattttgttgtaaTTGATCTAAGACTAATGCAAGCTGAGTgagaattttttgattttgagctCTTAGTTTTTCAACTTcgtcatttttttttcaaaagttggGAAATAACCTCatcatttcttttttgtaattgggAAATAATCTCATCATTTTTTTCTCATAACCTCATCACTTTTTCTCTCAACAGACAATAGGTAGGATTTAAGCCCCATAACATCACTTGAAGTACCACCATAATCACCTATCTTGTTGTTTCATAATTGATCTTCAATACCAAACACGTGAGATCTACTAACCCCATGACCATAACCAACAACACACTGATTAGGTTTGTCTTGTTGATACATCATCTCATTAAAAACTTCTGTCTTAATCACCTCACGAGGTTGTTTCGAATTACATAAACGTTCATTAACCCTACTTTCAGCAATGTCCTATAACAATACAAAAGTATAAATGAAATACGCAATCACATTTGTCATAATGATAAATGTTTCCAATTTAATACTCTAATATAGCATGAATTCTTGAGTGGATGTACCATCTACATAACGACCACTAATTATAGTGTGTGTATGTTTCCACATTTCTAGCCCACTAGGTTCTCTGTGATTCAACTTAACCTATTTAAAAGTAATGGATTATCCcaaagaaataaacttatcACAAATATAGGcatcataaataaaattaaagtaacCTAGCAACATCAAAAACAAGCATATGCAATTGTCTCATTATCAGCAATAACAATAATTGTATACATACTTACAAATTCAGTTTTCTATTGAGCATAACTCTTTGACCCTGTAGTATGTACATGATTGTGCATTTCACGAGCTCTTTTTCCCAGTGTCTATAATTTCAGTCaatgttaaattgttagttTGTAACTTGgtgaaaataaaacttaaatttatgTGAAATTTGTTACAATACACTATGTACAAATACCTTGAACTTTTCTGAGGTCCAGTAAGAAACCAAGCTAATCCACTACTCTTTTATCACATTTTTAGGCATATTCTCAATTATCTTCTCCTTTGTCACATTAGGCTGATAATAGTCCCTTTGAAGCTCCCACTTGTAATGCTtccacttcatatttatatGTGACATTATCATTCAACGAAACTCTTTTGTATTAggtaacacaaatttatcctatACATATGGTGAGAATCTCCTTTGTCAAATAAGCATATTGTGAgaatattaatatcaaattataataataaagaatgttTAATGCATACCCAAACTGTTTTAATGGCCCTGTTTTGTTTTTTGCGGTTTTGTTAGTCttgttcgtttattttgttagtgTTGCTTGAGTACAATCACCACTAATGGATATTAACTTTTGACTAGAGGTAATTTCTGAATGAAACACTCATTATGCTTCATTGATAAGCATTGGTGAATCATCCTTTTGGTTCATATGCTTTGTTTGATGAAACACACTTATTTCATGGAGAAGCATTGATTGATACTCTTCTCTATAATTATGCtaagggacattccatcccattctctaatatttttctaatttctttctttaagaacttctcttgttcttgttcattaACTTTCAATATTTTCAAAGTTATTAATCCATTGTAATACTTGTCTTTGCTATTGCAATCACCTTTGTGCTATGAAATTATTATGTAGactgtatctcattgtgaatttcatcatcatcctaaACACCTTTATGgtagaaatatcacaataggaaagtgctaAACACCTTctacaaatatcaagtttccgGGTGACTACAATTCATTATCATAACCATATCTTCATTATTACTTGGTGAATTAGAAGTGTTCAAGGCCATTAACAAAGGGATTACAAATAGTGTAGATTTCCATCttgtaatatatttataatataatattattgtaatattttctaCACCAAACCCACTTTAGCTAAAAGCAAATCAATGGATTATCTTTCTTAAAGGATTTTAAAGAGCCAATTCAACGCTTGACGACAAAGTATTGGTGTAGGATGGTGGCATGGTTGTTGGAAAATGTGAGGTGAAAAGGGTGTGGTGGAGATCGATGAGGGTGGCGTTGGCGGTGAATCTGTTGTATTTACCGGACCGTAGTGGTGGCGAGATAAAGCTGAGGGTTGGTGGTGGTGTTAGATGGAATTGACGGTGACTGGTGCAGGTGGTGGCGATTCAAACAATGACTATTCGTGGACGGTGGTATTTGTTGGTTGGAAAGTGGCTCATGGAGTCATGGTGAGAGTGAGATTGGGTTGAGAGAATGGGTCTGAGGGAGGAGGAGAATAGATATTTCCCAAATATTTAGACCGATATCGGTAACAATCTTTATTTCTCCCAAGTAAGGGGAAGTGTAACCCTATTTTTCATAACAAACACCAAGTAAAGGTACCTTTATTTGAATCCGTTACTTTTTTCGGATAAAAACCCAGTAACAATCCCTTAGATGTGTCAACCATAAAAGGTACTAAAATAGTTAGTATTTTTTACATGCAAACATAATCATGTGCAACCTTGGAAAATACTTGCTATTATTAGGTTGTTGCAAACGGAGTAAAATAGTATGAATCAAGTTTATACATGACTTTCACATAAAGCAGTGATTGTTGATTCAATTCTTGATTTCTAAGTACGAGTTTAAGTACACCTTATTTTAGTAGTTTTAGGGGTCTTTTGGTACGGaggataaaaagaaataaaatggaaAGGGTTAAGTAAAGGAAATTACATTGAATTAATAAGTGTTAAACATATTGATTGTTTGGTACTAATATGATAAGAGAAACACTAAggtgattttcatttcttcatGTTACTCTCTGAAAATGAGTGAATCAAAACAAGGATATTTGTTAACTAACCCAAAGAAATGGATTgagttagattttttttataccAAATACAAGCAGCGCATATTAACTCGTCTTACAATTTATACCAAAGGAGCCCTTAAACAACTTTTTAGCttttgaataattataatatcaaCTGTTTAGTCAAGTTGCATGTGTAAGAATGAGGGAGATGACAAATTGCTCGTATAATATTGGTTGTTTCCCTTTATAGTTGGACAACCTCAATATTTCCAGTCTTTtctatttaaattcaaatttaaaaaggaTAAAGTATTTCTATCAATtagtaaaatatatattttaatatttaaattttatttagctcactacttaattttaacatTAATAACTCGGTTAATTACTAGCTATATACTATTAAATAATtccatatttatatttaatgcttaaaattGTTATAACGaattttaaaactaatacaattcaaaataaaatgatgACGAGTTCATTTTAGATATAAAACAACCAGAGACAAAGCTATCTATAGCGAAGGTTGATCCTCCACGATTCACCTTTAAAATTTGTGAAATTGTATTGAGACATTTAGCACAAATTATTTACATTTTACAATAGATTGTATAgcttttattaaaaatactaaaagaaaaattatcaaaaataattcaactttttactCATCCGCCGCGAATAAActcatatttaaaattaaattaactaataatccaatatttgtTATGTATTTACTCACAGCGTATCCAGTGATCTAAACCATCATCTCCTCCCAATAGGTAAGATTATTTATAgcgaaaaaattaaatattaaattattttcgacaattttttctcaaatacaaaattattcaaatattcaaaggTTCTTTGAATTCTTGAACCATTCAACTCAATTCCATATTTGATGTTAATATCAAAACTTATCAACCCACTCTCGCAAGTCATTTAGAGTCCTAACTTtacctgtaacaccccggcccctcggaccgctggtgactactcatgaagactgtagactggccccacaaaccaacacaagtctttccggcggactttggcctc
This genomic window contains:
- the LOC130810684 gene encoding uncharacterized protein LOC130810684, coding for MDDTPRGIITTSHYASAAPTMTQFAQGAAAVMRYSHEEPVREIAQGMLVGTQFQHFISEVTMESTPAIADVHVSSHAYDYHMEEIDLSYPVDVAGTLQARPLQPSQYESANLPERHSNASYYRRRRRRLTQLNKVDKSHEHLRFVLVVLAMNYLT